In one window of Bifidobacterium sp. WK041_4_12 DNA:
- the metF gene encoding methylenetetrahydrofolate reductase [NAD(P)H]: MHSPMFSLEVFPPRRTAPVGTIYDTLDGLHGMHPDFISVTYGTGKQSDRTATARIAHTIRTEYGIPAVAHLTARNSDKATIDHELDLFEEAGVRATLALRGDAQLGTDPCGEFAYASDLVRYIRERKPNMAVYAACYPECHPEAPNLDADIANLKIKVDAGANHLISQLFFDNEDYLKFLDKVRDAGITVPIEAGIMPVTNASRVKHMVSMCGSRIPSTVEHMIERWGDDPSAMQEAGIIYASAQISDLVARGVDGIHLYTMNKAVTTRRIWDNVQALFNA; this comes from the coding sequence TTGCATTCCCCAATGTTTTCACTCGAGGTGTTTCCACCTCGCAGAACCGCACCAGTCGGCACCATCTATGACACCTTGGATGGATTGCACGGCATGCATCCTGACTTCATCTCAGTCACCTATGGCACCGGCAAGCAGTCGGATCGCACAGCCACGGCCAGAATCGCCCATACGATTCGCACCGAATACGGCATACCTGCGGTCGCACATCTGACCGCGCGCAACTCCGACAAGGCGACAATCGATCATGAACTCGATTTGTTCGAGGAAGCTGGTGTCAGGGCTACGCTTGCCCTGCGCGGCGACGCACAGTTGGGAACCGACCCATGTGGCGAGTTCGCGTATGCGAGTGACCTGGTGCGCTACATCCGTGAGCGCAAGCCGAATATGGCAGTGTATGCGGCATGCTATCCCGAATGTCATCCGGAAGCGCCAAACCTCGATGCTGACATTGCCAACCTGAAAATCAAGGTTGATGCAGGTGCGAATCATCTGATTTCGCAACTGTTCTTCGACAATGAGGATTATCTGAAATTCCTGGACAAGGTGCGCGACGCAGGAATCACCGTTCCCATCGAGGCTGGCATCATGCCCGTCACGAACGCGTCTCGAGTCAAGCATATGGTCAGCATGTGCGGTTCACGCATTCCCTCGACCGTCGAACACATGATCGAACGTTGGGGCGATGACCCTTCGGCGATGCAGGAGGCCGGCATCATCTATGCCTCCGCGCAGATTTCAGATCTGGTCGCACGCGGAGTCGATGGCATACACCTCTATACGATGAACAAGGCAGTCACTACCAGAAGAATCTGGGACAACGTGCAGGCGCTCTTCAACGCCTAG
- a CDS encoding bifunctional [glutamine synthetase] adenylyltransferase/[glutamine synthetase]-adenylyl-L-tyrosine phosphorylase: MQENDDVLSAQALIRAGLRNLAAARTVLHKLGDEGVGLQCLSHLLSSLARACDPDTALKNLYSIIESMHARGERLRDKLPEDDQIANLVMVLGVSKAMGFMMMNRPELVIAAAKDARHSLQFDLAQRTSAMIEDADMPLAEAVNAMRREYYLQLAAIMQFDAQSREPIDIQPRVSTMLSALADAALETALTIAKHNVEHSELCRFAIIGMGKLGSQELNYVSDVDLIYVVEPASENVDNAQLIRIGSKIASLMQRICQSVIPGVTEPTLWQIDGGLRPEGKDGPLVRRLQSHISYYEQWAESWEFQALLKARPVAGDSELGKAYYDATRPFVWSASQRSNFVYDCQSMRKRVESLIPDPLKDREIKLGRGGLRDVEFTVQMLQLVHGRTDTNLRTASTLESLQALTDGGYISRKQAAQLSQDYRFERVLEHRQQMWDLQRTHLFPDLGKGSYGGMERVRDITREELDAHVDLRRLARAFAMHSDELVERFDATRREIRRLHQDIYYRPMLPISAQTQTDDIRLSREAAEDRFASIGFADTQAAMRHVEALTTGLSRAAKINRILLPAVLEWLGQGQNPDMGLLGWRSLQERFGTGSQYLGFLRDSPSAAQRLCHILSNSRFLGEALRKSAESITWLGADEQLQLRSRASLHTQTRSTIERFADRPAECATSIRAMRRHEIERIGLGWMSHVLSDDECLQGMTDVYDAMIAAALTWAIARQIEQSKMTLAPASIAIIAMGRYGGCEVNFSSDADIIAVYEPKQGADSRTANLFALHVIDDMRLVLSGSVSVEEPFDLDMDLRPEGKNGPLVRSYDSCREYYRSWASTWESQALLRARLAAGNVDLGRRLRDDIVNPLRYPVKPLNEEQIGEIRTLKARMESERLPRGVRRDRHIKLGKGGLSDIEWTVQMWQLQHAHDIPALQTTSTLSALESLRKEGLIAAEDADNLREAWIMCTAARNGNYLWSGRASRADILPDDFYSLGGIAIYLGYAAHQGQRFENDMLAKMRRCREITNRLFYGIR; encoded by the coding sequence ATGCAAGAAAATGATGATGTGCTGAGTGCTCAGGCTCTTATTCGTGCAGGACTGCGCAATCTTGCCGCTGCACGAACGGTTCTGCATAAACTCGGAGACGAGGGTGTGGGGCTTCAGTGCCTATCGCATCTGCTCAGCAGCCTCGCACGAGCGTGCGACCCCGACACCGCCTTGAAGAACCTCTACAGCATCATCGAATCGATGCACGCTCGTGGAGAACGACTGCGTGACAAGCTTCCGGAAGATGACCAGATTGCGAATCTGGTCATGGTTCTTGGCGTGTCCAAGGCTATGGGCTTCATGATGATGAACAGGCCAGAACTCGTCATCGCTGCCGCCAAGGATGCACGGCATTCGTTGCAATTCGACCTTGCACAGCGTACGAGCGCAATGATCGAGGATGCCGACATGCCCCTGGCAGAAGCGGTCAACGCCATGCGACGCGAATACTATCTGCAGCTTGCGGCGATCATGCAATTCGATGCCCAGTCGCGTGAACCCATCGACATCCAGCCTCGCGTCAGCACCATGCTGTCTGCGCTTGCCGATGCCGCGTTGGAAACCGCACTCACCATTGCCAAGCACAACGTCGAACACAGTGAACTCTGCCGATTCGCCATCATCGGCATGGGCAAGCTAGGCTCACAGGAGTTGAACTATGTGTCCGACGTCGATCTGATCTATGTGGTCGAGCCCGCATCAGAGAACGTTGACAATGCGCAGTTGATTCGCATCGGCAGCAAGATTGCGTCGCTCATGCAGCGAATATGCCAGTCGGTTATTCCTGGGGTCACCGAGCCGACCCTGTGGCAGATCGATGGGGGATTGCGACCGGAAGGCAAGGATGGCCCGTTGGTGCGTCGGCTGCAATCGCATATTAGCTATTACGAGCAATGGGCGGAAAGCTGGGAATTCCAGGCATTGCTCAAAGCCAGACCCGTTGCCGGAGACTCCGAACTCGGCAAAGCATATTATGACGCGACAAGACCTTTCGTGTGGAGCGCATCGCAGCGCAGCAATTTCGTGTACGACTGTCAGAGCATGCGCAAGCGCGTCGAATCGCTGATCCCCGACCCATTGAAGGATCGCGAAATCAAGCTTGGCCGTGGAGGTTTGCGCGACGTTGAATTCACCGTGCAGATGCTGCAGCTCGTCCATGGCAGAACCGATACCAACCTGCGCACAGCATCGACCTTGGAATCCTTGCAGGCTTTGACGGACGGCGGCTACATCTCTCGCAAGCAGGCCGCCCAACTCTCACAGGACTATCGTTTCGAACGCGTGCTTGAACATCGGCAGCAAATGTGGGATCTCCAGCGAACCCATCTCTTCCCGGACTTGGGCAAGGGCAGCTACGGAGGCATGGAGCGTGTGCGTGACATCACTCGTGAAGAGCTGGATGCTCATGTAGACCTGCGCAGACTGGCCAGGGCATTCGCCATGCACTCCGACGAACTGGTGGAACGATTCGATGCGACAAGGCGCGAAATTCGCAGGCTCCATCAGGATATCTACTATCGACCCATGCTGCCCATCAGCGCGCAGACGCAGACAGACGACATTCGCCTGAGCAGGGAAGCAGCAGAGGACCGCTTCGCATCCATCGGCTTTGCCGACACACAGGCAGCGATGCGCCACGTTGAGGCTTTGACGACAGGCCTGTCGCGTGCGGCTAAGATCAACAGAATTCTTCTGCCAGCGGTTTTGGAATGGCTCGGTCAGGGGCAGAATCCAGATATGGGACTGCTGGGCTGGCGCAGCCTGCAGGAGCGTTTCGGTACGGGCAGCCAGTATCTCGGGTTCCTCAGAGATTCACCTTCCGCGGCGCAGCGCCTCTGCCATATTCTTTCCAATTCGAGATTTCTCGGAGAGGCATTGCGCAAGTCGGCGGAATCCATCACCTGGCTTGGTGCCGACGAGCAACTTCAGTTGCGCTCACGAGCAAGCCTTCACACGCAGACTCGTTCGACAATCGAGCGTTTCGCCGATAGGCCTGCTGAATGTGCCACGTCGATCAGAGCCATGCGCCGCCATGAGATCGAACGAATCGGGCTTGGATGGATGAGCCATGTCCTCTCCGACGACGAATGTCTGCAAGGCATGACGGATGTGTACGATGCCATGATTGCCGCAGCGCTGACATGGGCGATTGCCAGGCAGATCGAGCAGTCGAAGATGACACTCGCTCCTGCAAGCATTGCCATCATCGCGATGGGAAGATACGGCGGTTGCGAAGTGAATTTCAGCTCGGATGCCGATATCATCGCGGTGTATGAACCCAAGCAGGGTGCTGATTCACGCACAGCCAACCTGTTCGCTCTCCATGTGATCGATGACATGCGTCTGGTGCTGTCGGGTTCGGTGAGTGTGGAAGAGCCATTCGATCTCGACATGGACCTTCGTCCAGAAGGCAAGAACGGACCGTTGGTGCGTTCCTATGATTCATGCCGCGAATACTACCGTTCATGGGCGAGCACATGGGAATCGCAAGCCTTGCTCAGAGCGCGTCTCGCTGCTGGAAACGTCGATTTGGGCCGACGACTGAGGGATGACATCGTCAACCCGCTGCGATATCCGGTGAAGCCTCTGAACGAGGAGCAGATTGGTGAAATTCGCACCTTGAAGGCACGGATGGAATCTGAGCGTCTGCCGCGTGGAGTCAGGCGTGATCGTCATATCAAACTCGGCAAGGGCGGCCTGTCCGACATCGAATGGACAGTCCAGATGTGGCAGTTGCAGCATGCTCATGACATTCCTGCGCTGCAGACGACCTCAACCTTGTCAGCGCTGGAGTCACTGCGCAAGGAAGGACTGATCGCAGCGGAGGACGCAGACAACCTGCGAGAGGCGTGGATCATGTGTACCGCCGCACGCAATGGGAACTATCTGTGGTCCGGCAGAGCCTCACGAGCGGACATTCTGCCCGATGATTTCTACTCGTTGGGAGGCATAGCCATATATCTCGGCTATGCCGCGCATCAGGGTCAGCGATTCGAGAACGACATGCTGGCAAAGATGCGTCGCTGCCGAGAGATCACCAACCGCCTGTTCTATGGCATCAGGTAG
- the pyrB gene encoding aspartate carbamoyltransferase yields the protein MSGNTSTLQGHSVVTLDDLSTQQISELLHKAEYIDSHRTQVMHTCDSRILATLFYEPSTRTRLSFETAMLRLGGNVIGFAGAQLSSVSKGESISDTLKTVSNYADVVAIRHPKEGAALVASKAASVPVINAGDGGHMHPTQTLADLATLTSRFGRVNNLTVGLCGDLTFGRTVHSLISTLCRFGNVRFVLISPDELKTPQYVLDRINDTPSCSFVQTRDLVSVIGDLDVLYMTRVQKERFFNEDDYLRLRDTYILDEDKLSHAKPNMAVLHPLPRVNEIAVEVDNDPRAAYFEQVKNGMLMRMALESSVLGDELPGYEAWSGKEVHA from the coding sequence ATTTCGGGGAATACCTCCACATTGCAAGGTCACAGTGTCGTCACACTCGATGACCTTTCAACACAGCAGATCAGCGAGTTGCTTCACAAGGCTGAATATATCGATTCGCATCGCACACAGGTGATGCATACATGCGATAGCAGGATTCTCGCCACGCTGTTCTATGAGCCAAGCACACGAACCCGTCTCAGCTTTGAGACAGCCATGCTCCGTCTGGGCGGCAACGTCATCGGCTTTGCAGGTGCACAGCTATCCAGCGTCTCCAAGGGTGAATCCATATCTGACACCTTGAAAACGGTCAGCAACTATGCCGATGTCGTCGCCATACGTCATCCGAAGGAGGGTGCGGCGCTCGTAGCTTCGAAAGCTGCCTCGGTGCCGGTGATCAATGCCGGAGATGGCGGTCACATGCATCCGACCCAGACCCTTGCCGATCTGGCAACGCTGACTTCACGCTTCGGCCGAGTCAACAACCTGACGGTCGGGCTGTGCGGCGACCTGACCTTTGGTCGCACGGTGCACTCGCTTATCTCAACGCTCTGTCGTTTCGGCAATGTCCGTTTTGTGCTCATCAGCCCCGATGAGCTGAAAACGCCGCAGTATGTGCTCGACAGAATCAACGACACCCCATCGTGCTCATTCGTGCAGACGCGTGACCTTGTCAGTGTCATCGGAGATCTTGATGTGCTGTACATGACACGAGTGCAGAAGGAACGCTTCTTCAACGAAGACGATTATCTTCGACTGCGCGACACCTACATTCTCGACGAGGACAAGCTCAGTCACGCGAAGCCGAATATGGCCGTGCTGCATCCATTGCCTCGTGTGAATGAGATTGCCGTCGAAGTGGATAACGACCCGAGAGCAGCATATTTCGAACAGGTGAAGAACGGCATGCTCATGCGCATGGCATTGGAAAGTTCGGTGCTCGGGGATGAACTGCCCGGCTATGAAGCCTGGTCAGGAAAGGAGGTGCATGCCTGA
- a CDS encoding aspartate carbamoyltransferase regulatory subunit, which translates to MEVTSVTNGIIIDHVPAGTALKVLQFLHIDPAKTKLALIMNASSQRYGSKDIIKIEDETSVDLNVLSLIARQATVDVVKGGKIIDKQQPSLPEHVVNVISCTNPRCVTTTEHGIDQLFHLMHTKRQEYRCDYCDEEAKF; encoded by the coding sequence ATGGAGGTTACCAGCGTCACCAACGGCATCATCATCGACCATGTACCTGCGGGAACGGCACTGAAGGTACTGCAGTTCCTGCATATCGATCCAGCCAAGACAAAGCTCGCACTGATCATGAACGCAAGCAGCCAGCGGTATGGCTCCAAGGACATCATCAAGATCGAGGATGAAACAAGCGTCGATCTGAACGTGCTCAGCCTCATCGCCCGCCAGGCAACCGTGGATGTCGTCAAGGGTGGCAAGATCATCGACAAGCAGCAGCCAAGTCTGCCAGAGCATGTGGTGAACGTCATCAGCTGCACCAACCCGCGTTGCGTCACGACAACCGAGCATGGCATTGACCAACTGTTCCACCTGATGCACACCAAACGTCAGGAATATCGCTGCGACTATTGCGACGAGGAGGCCAAATTCTGA
- a CDS encoding dihydroorotase, with amino-acid sequence MQSPQDHQHPAHREFRVVFHGLRVWDSGEIIDVALPPAPLDHILDDTGLFADHRSSGPSDAATIDIDASGLTIAPGLCDPHVHFRDPGQRDKEDMLSGCRSAAAGGFTSVLLMPNTSPAMDGKRIRTGQDHESVSASDAHGRQEVTQAGFDSVIDYVQHYAQSHQVTLPAKYLLSVCASVNRAGVEASDPGDWKGYLRDSVRQLTPGHAMREHPVVAISDDGSAVTSQTLADVGRHARRYSLPILDHCEHHDSGVMNEGQTSRSMGLPGIPASTELKIVARDIEFARSTGIHMHLQHVSTALAFDAIRKAKAEGLPISCETAPHYLALCDEDVKRFGTMAKMNPPLRSAADRDATLAAIADGTVDMLATDHAPHTILEKERSMMESPNGIIGLETAYGVCHRVLVDGGVIDDARLIELMSLAPAKLMGVEAPDVSALLNACDDGRNSRSGRRMLDLSKVNDAHAQDFTMLDTTEAWVVESQDFHSKARNTPFQGMSVSGRAQMTVVDAAIAFNRLPVTRLMQADR; translated from the coding sequence ATGCAATCACCGCAAGACCATCAACACCCTGCCCATCGTGAGTTTCGCGTGGTATTTCATGGACTGCGCGTATGGGATAGCGGTGAGATCATCGATGTGGCATTGCCTCCCGCACCATTGGATCACATTCTGGACGATACCGGCCTGTTTGCTGACCATCGCTCGTCTGGACCATCCGATGCTGCAACGATTGACATCGACGCATCTGGGCTGACGATTGCACCGGGCTTATGTGACCCCCATGTGCATTTCCGTGATCCGGGGCAACGCGACAAGGAAGACATGCTGTCGGGCTGCCGCTCCGCAGCTGCCGGGGGCTTCACGAGCGTGCTGCTGATGCCAAACACGTCACCAGCCATGGATGGCAAGCGCATCCGCACCGGTCAAGATCATGAAAGCGTTTCGGCTTCAGACGCTCACGGCAGACAAGAAGTGACACAGGCGGGTTTCGATTCGGTTATCGACTATGTCCAGCACTATGCGCAATCCCATCAGGTCACGCTGCCGGCTAAATACCTGCTGAGCGTCTGCGCAAGTGTTAACAGAGCGGGCGTCGAGGCCAGTGACCCCGGCGATTGGAAGGGGTATCTGCGTGACTCGGTTCGCCAGCTCACGCCCGGACACGCGATGCGCGAGCATCCAGTGGTGGCCATCAGCGATGACGGTTCGGCGGTCACGTCCCAGACCCTGGCGGACGTTGGCAGACATGCCAGACGATACTCGCTTCCCATTCTTGACCACTGTGAACATCATGACAGTGGAGTCATGAATGAAGGGCAGACATCGCGCAGCATGGGACTGCCAGGCATCCCCGCTTCCACGGAGTTGAAGATCGTTGCCCGAGACATCGAATTCGCTCGCAGCACCGGCATCCATATGCATCTGCAGCATGTCAGCACCGCGCTTGCATTCGACGCGATCCGCAAAGCCAAGGCTGAAGGGTTACCAATTAGCTGCGAGACTGCACCGCACTATCTTGCTCTCTGCGATGAGGATGTGAAACGCTTTGGCACGATGGCGAAGATGAATCCGCCTCTGCGAAGCGCGGCGGACCGTGACGCAACCCTGGCCGCCATAGCCGATGGCACGGTGGATATGCTCGCAACCGATCATGCGCCCCATACGATTCTCGAGAAGGAGCGGAGCATGATGGAATCGCCCAACGGCATCATTGGATTGGAAACCGCCTATGGCGTGTGCCACAGGGTTTTGGTCGATGGTGGGGTGATAGATGACGCTCGACTGATCGAACTGATGTCGCTTGCGCCGGCGAAGCTCATGGGCGTTGAGGCGCCCGATGTTTCGGCGCTGCTAAACGCATGCGACGATGGACGCAATTCTCGCAGCGGCAGGCGCATGCTTGATCTGAGCAAGGTGAACGATGCTCATGCTCAGGATTTCACCATGCTGGACACGACTGAAGCATGGGTTGTCGAATCTCAGGACTTCCACTCGAAGGCGCGCAATACGCCTTTCCAAGGGATGTCAGTGTCTGGCAGAGCCCAGATGACCGTAGTCGATGCTGCCATCGCCTTCAACCGTCTGCCCGTGACGCGGCTCATGCAGGCAGACAGATAG
- the pyrF gene encoding orotidine-5'-phosphate decarboxylase: protein MDRLVEAIRRFDNPSVVGLDPTTALLPAPLLAQARDTAGATNTIKGRALWAASVAAQFVDFNQSVINAVKDIVPAVKVQIAMYEALGPVGVSAYVETCRAANQAGLYVIGDIKRGDIGSTAAAYASHLSGIPCPDSEISTSATEKELRSFPWYEDSVTVNPYLGSDGIMPFVDAAQQSDKDIFVLVRTSNPSSDEFQELITDDNRRVYEQVADKVVQWGSDTVGEQGFSRVGAVVGATHPSVGASLRARMPQAMFLIPGYGAQGGTASDVAAMFDVHGEGAIVNSSRGIIGAWRTDPACNSQLSVEDALQLVGKHARRAALDMRDSLNTALKERS from the coding sequence ATGGACAGACTCGTCGAAGCCATACGAAGATTCGACAATCCGAGCGTCGTGGGCTTGGATCCCACTACGGCGCTGCTGCCTGCACCATTGCTGGCACAGGCGCGCGACACCGCGGGAGCAACCAACACCATCAAGGGGCGCGCACTGTGGGCAGCGTCGGTAGCTGCGCAATTCGTGGACTTTAACCAAAGCGTCATCAACGCGGTGAAGGATATCGTTCCTGCCGTAAAGGTGCAGATTGCCATGTACGAGGCTCTCGGACCAGTCGGTGTGTCTGCATACGTTGAGACCTGCCGCGCGGCGAATCAGGCAGGGCTGTACGTGATCGGTGACATCAAGCGAGGTGACATCGGTTCGACAGCCGCAGCGTATGCGTCTCACCTTTCGGGCATACCATGCCCGGATAGCGAGATATCTACCTCTGCAACCGAGAAGGAACTTCGCTCCTTCCCTTGGTATGAGGATTCGGTAACCGTCAACCCCTATCTTGGTTCGGACGGCATCATGCCCTTCGTGGACGCTGCCCAGCAGAGCGACAAGGACATATTCGTCCTCGTGCGGACTTCAAACCCCTCAAGCGATGAATTCCAGGAACTGATAACCGACGACAATCGACGCGTATACGAGCAGGTTGCCGACAAGGTTGTGCAATGGGGCTCCGACACGGTCGGCGAGCAGGGCTTTTCCAGGGTGGGAGCCGTGGTGGGAGCTACGCATCCGAGCGTGGGCGCATCGCTCAGGGCACGAATGCCGCAGGCCATGTTCCTGATACCCGGATACGGCGCACAGGGTGGCACAGCGTCTGACGTGGCAGCTATGTTTGATGTTCATGGTGAAGGCGCGATCGTGAACTCCTCACGTGGCATTATCGGTGCTTGGCGCACAGATCCGGCATGCAATTCGCAGCTTTCCGTCGAAGATGCTCTGCAGCTCGTAGGCAAGCACGCCCGTCGAGCCGCGCTCGATATGAGAGATTCGTTGAACACAGCACTGAAGGAAAGGTCTTGA
- a CDS encoding dihydroorotate dehydrogenase electron transfer subunit: MTLTQFIPTHTEPRQGIPTDESHGVSDACQCSEHGDGMLIDGKRYLPSRRTVPVVSVRQLDQGVVELVIRDRYMAEHGKPAQFANLFTHDGLRQMPRPFGICEIHGDEVSFIFAIVGAGTAQFAQMKAGDTIDVLGPLGKTFDLSDPGARYILVGGGLGVPPLIQAAQYLHDSGRGESTTAIFGYRKHHFADAIVSQYCDDVRSIDEEQGNVITVLDRMDAELTQSSAPVVMLSCGPTPMMKAVAFWASSRGIATQFNLEERMGCGYGTCVVCVVDTIHGRKKICMDGPVFSAQELGWEQTR, translated from the coding sequence TTGACGTTGACCCAATTCATTCCCACACACACCGAGCCGCGTCAGGGGATTCCCACCGATGAATCGCATGGCGTTTCAGATGCCTGTCAGTGCAGCGAGCATGGCGACGGCATGCTCATCGACGGCAAGCGCTATCTTCCGTCAAGGCGAACGGTTCCCGTCGTCAGCGTCAGGCAGCTCGATCAAGGTGTGGTCGAGCTTGTCATCCGTGACCGGTACATGGCCGAACATGGCAAGCCCGCTCAGTTCGCCAACCTCTTTACCCATGATGGGCTGCGTCAGATGCCTCGTCCCTTTGGCATCTGTGAGATTCACGGTGACGAGGTCAGCTTCATATTCGCAATCGTGGGTGCTGGAACGGCGCAATTCGCACAGATGAAGGCGGGGGATACCATCGACGTGCTGGGCCCCTTGGGCAAGACATTCGACCTGTCCGACCCTGGCGCACGCTACATTCTCGTTGGTGGAGGGCTGGGAGTGCCGCCGCTGATTCAGGCTGCCCAGTATCTGCACGATTCCGGACGAGGTGAAAGCACCACTGCCATCTTCGGATATCGCAAGCATCATTTTGCCGATGCGATTGTCAGTCAGTATTGCGATGATGTGCGCAGCATCGACGAGGAACAGGGTAATGTCATCACCGTTCTCGACCGGATGGATGCAGAACTCACGCAGTCTTCAGCCCCTGTCGTCATGCTCTCGTGCGGTCCCACGCCGATGATGAAGGCTGTGGCATTCTGGGCTTCAAGCCGGGGCATTGCCACGCAGTTCAATCTGGAGGAGCGCATGGGCTGCGGCTATGGCACCTGCGTCGTATGCGTGGTTGATACGATTCATGGCCGAAAGAAAATATGCATGGACGGCCCTGTATTCAGCGCTCAGGAATTGGGATGGGAGCAGACACGATGA
- a CDS encoding dihydroorotate dehydrogenase, which yields MMTRPWKHPTIVAGVPWKNPVGTASGTFNVEACSRFYDVTQMGAVSTKGVSIIPWEGNPTPRTAETPAGTVNSVGLQNPGLDHYLANDLPVLKRMGANVITNVAGHSDEDYKQVVERLADQPCDMLEINVSCPNVSHGGMSVGTDAKALHRLIGELRELTDKPMIVKLSPNVTDIVSIAKAAVDAGADALSLINTLVGMRINTATGKPILANITGGVSGPCILPIALSFVWRVRQALPDIPIIGIGGISNGDNALEYLYAGANAVEVGAAALLDPISPLRVARELDDLLDTRPELAEKLAEGRTW from the coding sequence ATGATGACCAGACCGTGGAAGCATCCAACGATTGTTGCAGGCGTCCCATGGAAAAACCCCGTTGGAACGGCTTCCGGAACCTTCAACGTCGAAGCGTGCAGCAGATTCTACGATGTGACGCAGATGGGAGCCGTGAGCACCAAGGGCGTTTCCATCATTCCCTGGGAAGGCAATCCCACGCCACGAACCGCTGAAACCCCAGCGGGAACGGTGAATTCCGTCGGGTTGCAGAATCCAGGTCTCGACCATTATCTTGCCAACGATCTTCCTGTGTTGAAGCGCATGGGTGCGAATGTCATCACCAATGTGGCAGGTCACAGCGATGAAGACTACAAGCAGGTGGTCGAACGTCTCGCCGACCAGCCGTGTGACATGCTCGAAATCAATGTCAGCTGCCCCAACGTCTCTCATGGCGGCATGTCGGTGGGCACCGACGCCAAGGCCTTGCACCGTCTTATCGGCGAGTTGCGCGAGCTCACTGACAAGCCGATGATCGTCAAGCTCTCTCCGAACGTCACCGATATCGTGAGCATCGCCAAGGCTGCCGTCGATGCAGGCGCTGATGCCCTGAGCCTCATCAACACCTTGGTTGGCATGAGAATCAACACCGCAACGGGTAAGCCAATTCTTGCCAATATCACGGGCGGGGTGTCAGGGCCGTGCATTTTGCCCATCGCCTTAAGTTTCGTGTGGCGCGTGCGCCAAGCCCTGCCAGACATTCCCATCATTGGAATAGGTGGCATTTCGAATGGTGACAATGCGTTGGAGTACCTTTATGCGGGAGCGAATGCGGTTGAGGTTGGAGCCGCCGCCCTGCTCGATCCAATATCGCCATTGCGCGTTGCTCGAGAACTTGACGATCTTTTGGATACGCGGCCGGAACTGGCCGAAAAACTTGCGGAAGGACGCACATGGTAG
- the pyrE gene encoding orotate phosphoribosyltransferase → MVAFEALHGETISQRFTSFLLEVGALRFGDFTLKSGRKSPYFINAGAFDDGRKIALLGEFYAQTIAQAVNGGDLPVDIDTIFGPAYKGIPLAVSTAIALASAHDMPVGYTFDRKEAKDHGDGGIMVGTQLHDGMKVLLVDDVMTAGTAIHEVIPKLKSQADVDIIGLVLSVDRMEHIANSDMSAVKAIEQEFGFPVFSIANVQEIFDTAAQMTEADGTPIISEQLQEQAHNYFIEYGC, encoded by the coding sequence ATGGTAGCTTTTGAAGCGCTGCACGGGGAAACGATCAGTCAGAGATTCACTTCATTCCTGCTTGAAGTAGGAGCGCTCAGATTTGGTGACTTTACACTGAAATCAGGCAGAAAATCTCCATACTTCATCAATGCGGGCGCATTCGACGATGGTCGGAAAATAGCCTTGCTTGGCGAATTCTACGCACAGACCATCGCACAGGCGGTTAACGGTGGCGATTTGCCGGTAGATATCGATACGATCTTCGGACCGGCTTACAAGGGCATTCCACTCGCAGTGTCGACCGCCATTGCACTCGCATCCGCACATGACATGCCGGTCGGCTACACCTTCGACCGCAAGGAAGCCAAGGATCATGGCGACGGTGGAATCATGGTCGGCACGCAGCTTCACGATGGCATGAAGGTGCTGCTGGTCGACGATGTGATGACCGCAGGAACGGCCATTCATGAGGTGATTCCCAAGCTTAAGAGCCAGGCGGATGTTGACATCATCGGTCTTGTTCTGAGTGTGGATCGCATGGAGCACATTGCGAATTCGGATATGTCGGCTGTGAAGGCCATTGAGCAGGAATTTGGTTTCCCTGTGTTCAGCATTGCCAACGTTCAGGAGATTTTCGACACGGCAGCCCAGATGACCGAGGCCGATGGTACGCCAATCATTTCAGAGCAGCTTCAGGAGCAGGCTCACAACTACTTCATCGAATACGGCTGCTGA